Proteins encoded in a region of the Neodiprion virginianus isolate iyNeoVirg1 chromosome 2, iyNeoVirg1.1, whole genome shotgun sequence genome:
- the LOC124298937 gene encoding cysteine dioxygenase type 1: MQAVQEPLRIGVAAVEMNNNQQLQIAKGRANQESHFPMFTKSPKHQVLTLQELIGELHQAFATDLVDIDHVQELMASYKSNPADWRRYAKFDRHRYTRNLVDAGNGKFNLIVLCWGEGHGSAIHDHANAHCVMKVLQGELAEVRYAWPHEKQLDANNPTKEPAAIYEIERNTCGQNSICYINDSLGLHRVENPSTVNPAVSLHLYSPPFTTCSVFNKQTGQRTACKVTFWSKFGEPRNRVIQEERDPEDN; encoded by the exons ATGCAAGCGGTGCAGGAACCTTTGAGAATCGGCGTTGCCGCTGTGGAGATGAACAATAACCAGCAACTGCAGATCGCCAAAGGCAGGGCGAATCAGGAGTCGCACTTTCCAATGTTTACAAAATCACCGAAACACCAAGTTTTGACTCTTCAAGAACTCATCGGCGAGTTGCATCAAGCCTTCGCCACCGATCTTGTGGACATCGATCATGTCCAGGAACTGATGGCTTCGTACAAAAGTAATCCTGCGGACTGGCGGAGATATGCTAAATTCGATAGACACAG GTATACAAGAAACTTAGTTGACGCAGGAAATGGGAAATTCAACCTCATCGTCCTCTGTTGGGGCGAAGGCCATGGATCCGCCATTCACGACCACGCGAATGCTCATTGTGTGATGAAAGTCCTTCAGGGCGAACTAGCCGAG gtaCGATACGCCTGGCCGCACGAAAAGCAACTCGATGCTAACAACCCGACCAAAGAGCCAGCGGCTATTTATGAGATCGAAAGAAACACATGTGGCCAGAACTCTATCTGTTACATTAACG ATTCTCTTGGATTACATCGTGTCGAAAATCCCAGTACCGTGAATCCTGCGGTATCCCTCCACTTATACTCACCACCGTTTACGACGTGTTCGGTGTTCAACAAGCAAACAGGACAGCGAACGGCCTGCAAAGTAACCTTCTGGTCAAAATTCGGAGAACCACGCAACCGG GTAATTCAAGAAGAGAGAGATCCCGAAGACAATTGA
- the LOC124298938 gene encoding dynein axonemal assembly factor 6: MDGCFSFNDIKSLQQLIAPPTNNDSDSEDDLPQAGARKLGPGDIGKRESGNLEHSGPHAALKGEGDNIWHSSEVAAAPAAAEIFDPREVPEYEMKFKQAVSTEDVFLGMNGKTPGTASCEWLTVIVKLPGEPREKVELSVESELIDIRSPRYRLHLPTPHTTDPHNSTAKWHTDSSTLEITLKLTREMDLINF, from the exons ATGGACGGCTGCTTTTCTTTTAACGACATCAAGTCCTTACAACAACTCATTGCACCCCCCACAAACAATGACTCCGATTCAGAAGACGATTTACCACAAGCTGGTGCTCGGAAATTGG GGCCCGGAGATATTGGTAAAAGAGAATCGGGGAACCTCGAACATAGTGGGCCTCATGCCGCGCTAAAGGGGGAAGGTGATAATATCTGGCATTCCTCAGAAGTTGCCGCAGCCCCAGCTGCCGCTGAAATTTTCGATCCTCGCGAAGTTCCAGAGTACGAAATGAAGTTCAAGCAGGCTGTATCCACGGAAGATGTTTTTCTCGGG ATGAACGGCAAAACTCCGGGAACGGCTTCTTGTGAATGGTTAACGGTCATCGTGAAACTACCTGGCGAACCGCGAGAAAAGGTAGAATTGAGCGTCGAATCAGAGCTCATTGACATCCGGAGCCCAAG GTATCGTCTACATTTGCCAACTCCGCATACGACTGATCCGCACAATTCTACCGCCAAATGGCACACTGACTCGTCGACTCTAGAAATAACTTTAAAACTGACCAGAGAAATGGACCTAATCAATTTCTAG